In Euphorbia lathyris chromosome 2, ddEupLath1.1, whole genome shotgun sequence, the sequence TATAAAACCCTGATCAAAGTAGACATCTGGCATAGAATAAAGACCAGCATTCTTCTCAAGTAATTTCCCATGGTAATCAAATTTCGAATTTTTGGTGAAGAAGGAGAAAATATCAGTTGGTTATTTaagatcttttaccaatgtatcCACATCAGTTCGCACTAAAACATACTCCAAAAAGTCAGAGTTTCCATGCACCAACGTATAAAGCAACAGGGCAGCAGTTTCATCACCCAAACACCTGCAAAGAAAAGCTTTTAAGCAACACTGAGAGAAAGAGacatttattttgttcatttGAATGCGTAGATAACAGTCAAGATGTATGAAGTGTTAAATATTTTTCTTGAAATTAGTTCTTGAGCTAACTGAGCACAAGATAGTGACAATTTTAGTTCAACGGAGAGTTCAAAATGGTTATACAAAAAACCACACAAATAAAAACAACCAGGCTTAGCTGCAAGTCTCAGCCTGAGATGAGGAAACATAAGAAGCAGAACTTACATGCCAAGAGTATCAAACAGAGATGCAAAGGGTAATCTCACATGTGGCCCACTGTGTGCATTCCCTTCAATATCTACCCGATCAACTGCAAAGAGAGTATTTTAACAAAATGCAGAAAGGCATTAAATAAAGAGAGATAAAGAAAACATCTTACGTTCAATATCCCTTGTATTTCCCAATGCTTTGCAATAAGGATTGTCGGAGAAATACATATCTGCTTTGGTAAGCGAGTTAGAAGTGGCACCGTCGTTGCTTCGTTCTGTTACTTGCTCATCGACCACAACACATTTATGATAATAATTAAGTATAAGCAAGACATGAAGACTGCAGTCTGCCAATGAATTTCTTATGCTTTCACCGTTTGAACTGACCAAATAATTGAACGGAAGTAAGACAAAAGTAGCTGCAAGTCAAAAATTCATTGTCAAACGAACTTATTTATGGAAGTAGCTTGTGACTAAAGAATGTGCAAGCTATGGAATAGGGATGTCATGGAAAAATTACATGATCAACTTTCATCCCAAGGAATGATATATACCATATTGAAGATAGATACATCAAGCAAGATAATACATTTTTCaggcatagttattaaaggcgcatggcgcactaaggcgcaagAGGTCCTGGAGCCATGGCGCATGGCGCATGGCGATGGCGCGCGCCATAGTGAGACAAGGCgcacttaaaaaaataaaaattataaaaatataaaactaacataaaactaaatcatgaaaatatcttaagcataaataaattttaaaatgcaaaataaaccccATATTAGAAAACTTTAAAGTTGAATACTAATTTCTAAGTTCTACTCCTAATCAAAACTCTACAAATCCATCACTcctcatcatcactatcacacTCCTCATCTAAGGCATCATCAAACTATTGATCATCAAAGTTGAATTCCCTTTGGCTTCTTTGTTTCTGTTGTTTGAATCCGTTTAATGTGTTTTCTTTCTAGtaaacttcttcctcttttaatgactctgtctcttcctcttcaaagAGTCTCTTCATCTTCTACTTAGTTTAAAACCTATAATCTCTCTCCTTTTTAATACTTTTTGTTAATATAACATGTGTTCCATTCCAGATATATAAAGTAACTACCAAAAAACTGCCCATAACTGCCTCTAACTgccaaggcgcgccttggtgCGCCTTTGGCAACTGCATTTGGCGCAAAATGGCACACCAGGCGCGCGCCATGGCGATTGCGCCTCGCCATGGGGCTGCCATGGCACCAAGGcctgcgcctggtgcgccataggcgcgcctttaataactatgtttTCAGGACCAATAGTTATAGTTGCATGCATTCAAATTAAATTCAGTCAAGCAGCAAATATTatgaaaaattcaaaaacatttgaaaattccATATAAAGCACTATCAAGCTCAACCACCAGTTTTTCCATATATAAACTGACTAGTTGATGAACTGTGCTTAAAATTTCAACAATGAAATTCAGCATACCAGCTGCAGAACCAGCTCTTTGCAAGACCCCAGGCTGGCTCTCTTCAGAAAATAAAGGATAAGGTGCACTATTTATTGAATAATGAGGTCGCACTATATAATTGAGTAGAAGTCTACGTACAACCAAGCAAACCATAGTATTATCCTGCAAATTATGAAGGAACTTAGCAACAAGGTAAGAAGACTTCACAATAATTAGACAATGCCAAAGTTCATCTGCGCACCTGATTCATTGCTGCATCAATAAAAGGATTCATGTCCGTCAGTCCTGGAGATGGACCATAAAGAAGTTGCGTTGACATTGCTACGAGCATGAAATTAAGCAACTCCTGATGTATCGTGTATGTCTTCGAACTTGTGACAAAAACAATACAATTTAGGATGATAACTAATCTTAACATGATGAAGGTGGAAAAAGTTCATGATGTACCTCACGTCTACGGAGCCAATAAAGCTAAGCACACTATGCATAACAAGAGTCTCAATGTTTTGAACTGCAAAAACAAAACCCAAGACTTTATGACTATGATGTTTATGTGTTGAAACGCATGTACATCAAGGAAAATGACAACTAAacatagataaataaataaatattggctGGATAAATGTACCAAATGAAGAATTGTTGCCTATGCAATAGTGTGACCAATATTACAACAAATAAGACAAACTATGATAACCATCATCCGACCTCTAGAACCTCAAGCGAAGAAGGCGCTAGAGTCCAAGCATATCGTCTGAGAAGCCAAAGGTGGGCTTTGTTCAAGAGACGCATGGCATTGTGAGCCTAGCGCCTTGATGGAGGCATGCCTAGCGCAACTTATGGTTCCAAGTTAAAAGTGGCTTTTTCCAATCTCAACCCTTCTCTATCTATATTATCTACTGTTAAAGGAAGTGCTTATCATAGTAGAATAGGAAAAGTATCATGAATACCTCTACTTCAAGTGCTAGCCGTAGGTCAAAGGAGAAGGCTAAAGCTCCATCTCCTAGTTTTTGAGAAAGAACACTTAAGGTTCTTAGCaataaggaggaagaagaatcaTAATTTGTAGATGAGTACTTTAAAGATGAAAAAGATGAGATTGAGAAACTTGAAGGTGAATTTGACGTTCGAGATGATGATAGTGGTGCTGCTAACTCCAATTAGTGATGAATATGGACTATGGAGACTTTAGTCTTGATGAAAACTAGTTATTAGATTATTAGTTAATTAACTTAGGATTTGATTGAACTTTAGTCTTTAGATATAGAATCTATTATCATAAATtatgggcttaatacatcatttgccccctgaacttgtccaaaaagcttgattggccctctgaactttcaaagtgttccgataaccccctcaacttgcataaaatgttcagttagccacctgaacttgcgtaaaatgtaatcaattgatcactcggttgcaaaaaagtaagtcaaatgcgAAAGATGTGTTCTACAcatcttagaatattattacataattcaaaaatagattaaaaatgaagttattacttgctcaactatacaaattgtcttctctaatattagaaccgcatatcccgattttgatcgttttacttttttataagacgcgtgcaatatatcttccgcatttaacttatttttttgcaaccgagtgattaattgattacattttgcgcaagttcaggaagctaactgaacattttatgcaagttgagaggggctatcaggacactttgaaagttcagggggatatgatgtattaagcctaaattatGATTATGGAAGAGTTAATAGTTAATTTGGAATTTATTGCATGCTAGAATTTATGACTAAGGTTATGGATAATGGATATGATTGAGTATTTAACTATTTGTTGCATTTTGGAAATGATAAAGGTtgttatttatgatttttttttattttaaatattatttttcttcAGTTCACCTTGTGTCGCTCAAGCGGGCACATGCACCTTGCGCCTAGACTCCAGAACCTCTTGGTGCCTTAGTGCAccttgcgcctttaacaactatgcagATCACTAACCACTAGATCCTCCATTTTGGTAGGAACGGCTCTACATTACAACTTATATTTCGTAACTAAAGATATAGAGATGCAGACACTACACATTAATGATCTGAAACAAGGTAGACAATTCACAAAAAAATACCTGTTATGAAATCCTCTGGTACTGGTTCACTTTCATCCAAGGACAAATACAAGTCTTCAATGTTGTTGCTTTCAGCATTCCCAATTAAGTACTTCAAGAAAACAGATGAAATGTATGCTGCATTAACGGCCTTCGCATAAACTAAGGATGGCGCACCAGAAGTTGAAGTTGACTCTTGCAAGCATTTAGCTAGGTGAATCAAAAGCTTCGCAAGATGCCTAGTGTAACAGTTATTTTTTACTGCAAGCGAATAATTTAAAGTGACAAAGGAACTGTTAGAAGTTTAGAAAAATTTAATACAAATTGAAAAAAGCCAATTAACAAACAACTATGTTATAAGAAACTAAGCTAAAAAACACATCATAATTGACATTGTGATTGCATAGAAGATCCAATAGACTATAGACTGAGACAAAAGAACATCATCTGAAccattattaataatatattaaaagatAACTAGCAAGAATGCATTTTCTTTTAGAGATGCAAAGTCTATTGAGTAGACAAATACCGCTACAAAATTCCACTAGAGTATGATTGCCTATCCTCGGAGCTTACAGTTTAAGATGTCATTGAGAAATTAAACCAATCAGTTAAGCTAAAATACAATGGCTTAGCAACTGCACTAGAGATAATAAAGACGGAGTCGGAGAGCTAAATCAATCACCAATGGAAGACATAGCCACTATTGAAGACTGGAGACCATAGGAAATATTATCACCATGAGGGGGAAAATCTGGAGTTCAAAGGAAGGCCAATGTGTCACTGCAAAAGCAGGAGAGATTTAAAAGTCCTAGACAACAGGGACAGGACTATGGAATTGGAAGACAACAAAGTAGCTTTCGATACAAGTTACAGAATATTCTTAAAATTCAGCTCAAATTGGAACATGCTAGAGAGTTTTAGTTTCAACCtacaactaattaattaattgacctACAAAATATTCCTTCAAAAAATTCAGAACATCCAAAAACCTTCTAAAGATGCAATTACCACCAATCATGCAAGATTTTGATATCGAATAACTCAAAGCATAGTTGCAGAATAATAGCCTCATAGCTCGTCAATGATAGGAAAACTAACCGAAGAGCTTGCAGGCTTCCTGAACACGTTCGTCGGGCCAGCGGAGATTGAGAGGAAGCTCTAGAAGTTTCTGCCAGAAATCGGAGGCAATAGGGAACGACTTTTCACCAACAAATGTGCCAATTAGGTACTCCGCCGTATCCTGAGGACGCGCGCTGCTCCTCCGCGGCGTTGAAGTCACTGCTCCCATTGGAATCCGAAGCGCTTTGTGTCGGTGATTCAGTGGGCTTGTCAACTATGTTCAGAGGACGAATCAGGCGATCTCAATTGGCATTGCGAagaaagataaaaagaaaaCGAGTTGCAGTTTTGGATCCGTTTGGCAACAGAGTGAAAATTGAAATAGAAATCTTTTCGGTTCGTTAAGTAAGGAGAGAGTTGGAGAAGAAATGGTTCACAAGGAGCTTCAGAAAGAAGGCTTATGAGGAGAGAAAAGGATAAATAAGAGAGAGGACCTTATAGCTACTTATGCGTCATTATGTTATGAGCTTGACTAAAATATCCTTGTCATTTCGTCAAATTTACTGGAATATAGGTAGTAAGTAATTAGTTTTTTCTTaacaaaacttttttttttgaaacaggaaaggaaaaaacaacCGACCAAAAGAAAACATAGCATGGGctcaatcctatcttctaaaagaaaagaagagagaaaaataggAGGATAAGAAAGGATAGTGACGTCcaacatcccctcatgaccagccgccgccaagcgatcagcaatccggttctgctctctgaaaatgtggctgaactttatgaactcaaaggaagagcggaaccttttaatagctttgataaagtttcggctattaagacaaatagTATGattatcaaaaatcattttaatggtctccatgttatcagactcAACAGATAACAATTTTAAACTCAGACTCTTGGCAAGCTTGATATcagagagaataccccaaaaCTTTCtagattttatttaaaattatatcttaattttttttagaagatCTTAAAATCTAcatacgtatatatatatataacaatcaCAAGTTGAGGTATTAACtattttgttgattaaatttatttatataaaaataatatcttAATTCTTATTcaactatttaaattttttatttgagtttaatatttaactttttgttttcttaattttacagaaaagttatttaaaaaatttcccTTTTCTACACGTTCTCTAAAACTTTTCCGCTTTTTCAATTTGTTTCTCTACAttatctttcttcttcctcattttaTATAGTTAACTTGTTTACATCCTTCTTTTTCTCATCCTAAATGATTTTAACTTCACCCTCAATCTCCTTCCTATGAATGTTCTATTCTTTCTCATCAGTTTCCACGATTTGATTTTGTGTAAACTGATTCTATTCTTATTTGTTCTTTTCTCAACCTCGAACTACTTCTCTGTTCGACCTTCATCTTCTAATCTTTTGTCATCTACTTCTCTTTTCATAGTTTGTTCTGATATTATCAGTTTCTCCATCACAGAATTTGtgtagagaaaaaaaaattatatatatatagagagagagaagagagagagaatttgaaTCCCTAACCTGGTCATTTTGGGTTTTGTATTTAATGGTGGGGGAGAAAATTCCTCAATGCCCTTATGATTCGATCCGGTGTGTTTATAGTGACTTGTCGGGTAGGATCTTAGATAGGCCACAGGATGACCCAAGATGGGTCTAATGGTCGCATCAttcctatttatttattaaggcTAATGAGTTTAGGCTCATTTGCCACATCATTTATATACATTGGATATAACTTATAAAGttactattaatattaattaagaaaaaagttTTATAGTTTCATCGATTTACAAGTAGAAGAATATTGtgttttttatttactaatgatTGGCATGTGATTTCTAAAGttggcaaaaaaaaatgtgaCCAACATTAGTTGTTACATCATCAAGTTAACATGTTAAATCATCAAAAGTCAATACTTCATTTTGTTCGTGTAAGCAAATTCAATAAATCAACTTGTCATGTCATAAATTGCTAACACCTTTagtcaaattattattttatttttttaataattttgtaAAACACATGCCCTCTTCTATGAAAATGAACATCTCAATCCTCTGTTAGCAAGTCAATGAAACCACAGAgttttttttcgtacttttccctgttaattattaattattaatgagTAATTTCATCAATGTCTATGAATAGTGacaaagataataattagaattaAGCTAATAGTTGGCCTTTAATCAATCCAAAATGTTGGTTTTTTACCCAtaacctattatttggtaaTATTTTCACTCTAACTTATCCAAAATGTTAGTGGTTGCCCTCTAACTTATCCAAAATTGATGAAATCTCAACTAAagttgaaatttcaccaattctGGATAGTCCATTGGGGCACATATTGATCAAAAGCcaacattttaaacaagttaggggtaaatagtgctttaagcctAATAATTACTATTCTCATcctacttttttttaattgagaCATATATTTCTTTCTTGTATCGAACTtatagaattaaattaagttttaCGAATTCCTAACCCTTAACGACAAAAATTATATGATGTTATGTTAGTTCCAGGTAGGTATACTTGGAACTAACAGCCAATAAAAACACATCATTTTATGGATTTTGTAATAAGATACTTCAAAAAATATGTGGACCTCATTGATCTTATTGTGAAACCCATAAAATGATCTACTTGTATTGAATGATAGTTCTAATTAAACAATCTACTTGGAATTAACACATTACCCTTACCGAGGAAAGGATGGAGACTACTatctttccaaaaaaaaattggaataaTGACAACTTTTCTCTTTATGGAACTAGTTTTGGAGATCTCCTACCGTGTGGGATATTTCTTCGATTTTATCAATGTAATTTTTCAAAAAGCTTAAAATAAATTTCATAATATACTCAACTAATGTTAAACAAAATCATTAAATTTGATGTTAAAACCAAAATGAAATTATTTGTGCATGTTGTATATTGCATAACTACTTAATGGGTACTGATAAGTGTTGAAATAATTACGGCAGTTGATAATGAACTTGAAAATGTTACTAATCTACATCAAGAGCATCATGCTAATGGAGAAAACAATGAAGAAATTAGAAAAGGGGAGATGATTAGGGATTCTATAGCTGCTGAAATGTGGACATACTATATTCAATGATTTGATTGTCTACTTTTGTGTTatttgaagtgatgtatttgTTTTGATGAAttgaatgtttctttgaatGGGATTTTTGTCTTatttaaagtgatcattatcTACTAAATTATTGCGTTTATTTAGCATAAATATTTCTTTGATTTTCTAGTTTGTTTATCATCATTTTTTATGTAGTTGTAAGTATGCCGGGAAAAAACACCTAATCCAAGTAACAATGAGCTGGTTATAGTACTTGGACACCTATTATAGATGATGTTTTTATTGATGCTTTCTTGCATCAAAATGATGAAGAGAGTATAGTTGGAGCAACATTTACTACATATGCATTGGATAATACTATGAGGGTGATGAAAGAAAAATTTCTCGCTAAACCGATTGACAAGGAAAGGACTCGAAATCGAATCAAAGTCTTGAAAAGAACATACACATGTTGCTATGATATTTTCAAGAACATGATGAGTGGTTTTGCTTGGAATCCAACAATTGAAATGTGGAGTGTTGAACCTAAAGTGTGGAAACAACTAATTGAGGTAAGTATTgtgttaaaattaataaatattttctttGATACTATTTTTTACTGTATTTTCTATTTATCAAGTATGTAACATAAATATTATTCATATTCAATCTAATTCTAAAGCTCAAGAATGGATGAACAAGCATATTAGATAGTATGAAAATCTAGTTGAGTTTTATGGACAAAATAAGGAAACATGACAATTTTCTGAAGATCCAATACAGATTTTCAATAGGAGAAGAAATAACATAAATGTTAACCTCGCTTTTTATGACACATTTAATGAAATTGATTTTGGGATTTATCAAAATGATATAAGATTGGAAAATATGAGAGAATATTAAAATGTTGATGATGATATTGACATTGGATCTCTTAAAGGAAGAAAACATCGAAGCACCTCTGAACCTCTAGTTTCCACAAAGTcaaagaaagataaaaaaaagagtCCAATAACGATGAGGGCGATTTCACAAATTTGCCTAATTCAATGGATAATATGGCTAATGTTATGAAGGAATCGTTAGAAAGGATGTCAAATGCCATATTAGCGAAAAATGCAACTCCGAATTAGAATGTGTGGGCTTTGCTTGAAGAGATGGGAGTTGAATCAAATCTTATTGCACGCGCATATACTTTTCTAGCAAAAAAATCCAAACATGGTGGAAGCTTTGCTTAAGTGTCCATTACATCAATGCAAAGATGTTTTGTTCGAGATGATGTAACTGTCATATAAGgcttgattttaaatggttttttaatttttctattgATCTTTTTACTATATTCTAATACATTTATTTTTACGTTTATTTCATGTAGGTTTCCTGACTTATTTAGAAGTAAAGAGGAAAGTTCAAGTGACATTTTTATCTATTTagaattggattaattttaagtATGGTCATATTTTGGATATTGGTGTGTttttatgatcaattttaaGAACTTGGTGTATTTAGAATATTAACGATGTTGGTTGAATTTatgggattttattttattatataaaactaTTTGTATAATGAGATTTTATGTTAATTACATATTGAAGAAAGTGTATGAATATGTAATGGTAATATTAAACTTTTTCTATTATGTTTAAATTAGGAGAATTTTAGTAACATGTTTATTTAACCTCCCTTTATCAAACCTTCAAATCAAGCacaattaattatttaactTCATAATTTTGTCCCCTCTATCCAAGCAATATTTCATTAATAACCTAACCTCTCCTCCTCTCATCTCCCCTTTCCTTATTTTAATGAACCTTCTCAAACCCCATCCAAGCAAAGCCCGAATCACCAAGGTCCAAACAAAGAAGATATGGGTTCACAATCTGAAG encodes:
- the LOC136219676 gene encoding uncharacterized protein — encoded protein: MGAVTSTPRRSSARPQDTAEYLIGTFVGEKSFPIASDFWQKLLELPLNLRWPDERVQEACKLFVKNNCYTRHLAKLLIHLAKCLQESTSTSGAPSLVYAKAVNAAYISSVFLKYLIGNAESNNIEDLYLSLDESEPVPEDFITVQNIETLVMHSVLSFIGSVDVSSKTYTIHQELLNFMLVAMSTQLLYGPSPGLTDMNPFIDAAMNQDNTMVCLVVRRLLLNYIVRPHYSINSAPYPLFSEESQPGVLQRAGSAAATFVLLPFNYLVSSNGESIRNSLADCSLHVLLILNYYHKCVVVDEQVTERSNDGATSNSLTKADMYFSDNPYCKALGNTRDIELDRVDIEGNAHSGPHVRLPFASLFDTLGMCLGDETAALLLYTLVHGNSDFLEYVLVRTDVDTLLMPILETLYNTSKRTSNHIYILLIILLILSQDSSFNACIHKMILANVPWYQEHLLHQTSLGSLMVIILIRTVKYNLSKLRDLYLHTTCLATLANMAPHVHRLSAYASQRLVSLFYMLSRKYNKLAERIDDKIGKSGLIEQGSLAEDLSAELHIYTDFLRIVLEILNAILTYALPRNPEVVYAIMHRQEVFQPFKNHPRFNELIENIYMVLDFFNSRMDAQTQDGEWSVEKVLQLIILNCRTWRGEGLKMFTQLHFSYEQESHPEEFFTPYIWRLALTNCGFSFNPGAINLFPLDLPVPVDQLAEKLNDHGGVEKHEVAELNKHVQLDV